DNA sequence from the Oncorhynchus gorbuscha isolate QuinsamMale2020 ecotype Even-year unplaced genomic scaffold, OgorEven_v1.0 Un_scaffold_569, whole genome shotgun sequence genome:
ACTGATCACTACAGGCAAATAGGAAGCCAGACTGATCACTACAGGCCAATAGGAAGCCAGACTGATCACTACAGGCCAATAGGAAGCCAGACTGATCACTACAGGCCAATAGGAAGCCAGACTGATCACTACAGGCCAATAGGAAGCCAGACTGATCACTACAGGCCAATAGGAAGCCAGACTGATCACTACAGGCCAATAGGAAGCCAGACTGATCACTACAGGCCAATAGGAAGCCAGACTGATCACTACAGGCCAATAGGAAGCCAGACTGATCACTACAGGCCAATAGGAAGTCAGACTGATCACTACAGGCCAATAGGAAGCCACTAATAGGTCAGGTGACATTAGAGTCCATGAGAAGCTAAAGGTCTGTGCGTCTCCACGTCCACCAGGCGTTTGCCGAGGAGCTCCACGCCAGGGTGCGTAGGGAGCTGTGGGGCTACAGCGTGGAGGAGAACCTCCCGACAGAGGACATGCACAGGATCCGTTACGAGGGCATCAGGCCGGCCGCAGGATACCCCTCCCAGCCCGACCACACTGAGAAGACCGCCATGTGGACGCTGGGCGAGGTAGAGGAGAAGACTGGTAAGaactcttcctctccctttcatCTGATCTGAAACATCTGACCAGGTGAAAGACAGTCTAATGAGGAGCGTCCATATTGTTTCCACTTGTCCAGTCTTTTCCTATCAGTGCAGATTAATCTAattgagatgggggggggggtgtgtagaGTAGTTTCTGCCTTATAGACTTCTTTCTGTGTTGGTTGGCTTTTATGACTGATGGCGACCCCCCCTCAAATCCCAGCCGCTTGAGAGAGTCTCTAAATGAGGTtttgacgatgatgatgatgtctgtgtTTCCAGGTATCAAGTTGACTGAGTCTCTGGCCATGACCCCAGCAGCTGCTGTCTCTGGGCTGTACTTCTCTCACCCTAAAGCGACCTACTTCGCAGTGGGAAAGATCACCAGAGAACAGGTACTGATACAGGCTCAGGGTGGGGATTTCATTTGTTTCTATTTGTTGTGTAACTGATTAACAACCCGCCACAAGGGGGCGCTGTTTTCAAACCCCACTGACACTTGGCccttttttattttcatttttatttcacctttatgtaaccaggtaggcaagttagtagtagtatatagtatagttgggtagtatatggggctttggtgacacaaCAGATTGTCACTACAGTCCTTGGTTCAAACCCCACTGACACTTGGGCCTAAGGCACTGTTCATCCTAAGTTcaggaggcgtcactacagtccttgGTTCAAACCCC
Encoded proteins:
- the LOC124018712 gene encoding methionine synthase-like, which produces MDAFAEELHARVRRELWGYSVEENLPTEDMHRIRYEGIRPAAGYPSQPDHTEKTAMWTLGEVEEKTGIKLTESLAMTPAAAVSGLYFSHPKATYFAVGKITREQVEDYAGRKEMPVSEVERWLGPILGYDTD